A genomic segment from Fusarium fujikuroi IMI 58289 draft genome, chromosome FFUJ_chr04 encodes:
- a CDS encoding related to UBA domain-containing protein 7 — translation MDDLSGLDWSSKPAGGQLKPPIMNSAFAPMRPTPSPLGSGRNTPLSTQGSGSVAPKPAPTKPSQDSFSHLMNFGPAKSKQNLSLAERQAQLEAEKRQKEEERRKQQEAQFGNGQFWDALGSRGASTSPALQPPPISNTPKSDDDDLFAAFNKDTKVDNSSHYPPPESHRSTPANGAAAGAPINLSDPSAWNPNGKGANGGAFGVEDDDPFGLNQMKPAAAPAASTQLADDDDFLGDLARPVEEVRRKQEASRPHAEPGKPIEDEDSSSSEEEAIPAREQYTERTPRVNKDPFDRAVAQLVDYGFSADDARRALVESGDGYNAQAAVNWLLDEAHRKSKEQAQGKPSSASSSRPGSRPPRGDSRSPAASDQDLAKTAAAMGNSLFKTANSLWKTGQKKMQQAVADFQQEGDPSQPKWMREAQQQSRSQSAGKARADATDEAMMLEAGGRPQPRRTNSRPTEQRATPQTSRGQSPAHSAGSRASPAPRWQQQAPPPTSAFDSKSRLNRLTADDEISTYRSPNRRNKTSSQTSSPAPPPKPAEPESDLLFNSQEIRPSQSMPSRPAQPSPRPTSQAKRPSPPVSRPSPRPAREIPSISPVALQTSTQHRLQGTAHFKRGDYAAAHSSYSSSLSAVPPTHPLAILLLCNRALTALKTGEPKQAVEDADSALKLIGPGNGQGEVVAVKNETGVDENRDLKDLYGKALSRKAEALEQMEKWGDAIAVWQLCVESGVGGSNAIKGRQRCQNTLAPKPKPAPKPAAAKPRPRPSATASLGPQKSSEAVTRLREANEAAAKEDDEKFVLSEKVDAKVSAWRDGKRDNIRALLASLDSVLWENSGWKKVGLHELVMNNKVKISYMKAIAKTHPDKLPQDASTEVRLIAGLVFSTLNESWDKFKADNGL, via the exons ATGGACGACCTCTCAGGCCTCGATTGGTCTTCTAAGCCAGCCGGCGGCCAACTGAAGCCGCCTATTATGAACTCAGCGTTCGCGCCCATGCGACCAACACCATCCCCTTTGGGCTCAGGACGTAACACGCCTCTGTCCACGCAGGGCTCTGGATCAGTGGCCCCTAAGCCGGCACCGACGAAGCCATCGCAGGACAGTTTCAGCCATTTGATGAATTTCGGACCGGCAAAGTCGAAGCAGAACCTGAGTTTGGCTGAGCGACAGGCGCaacttgaggctgagaagcgacagaaggaagaggagaggaggaaaCAACAGGAGGCCCAGTTTGGTAATGGTCAGTTCTGGGATGCACTTGGAAGCAGAGGTGCGTCGACGAGCCCTGCTTTACAACCGCCACCCATCTCAAACACGCCGAAaagcgacgacgatgacCTCTTTGCCGCCTTCAATAAGGATACCAAAGTCGACAATTCGAGTCATTATCCCCCTCCCGAGTCGCATCGATCAACTCCAGCGAATGGCGCCGCAGCAGGTGCGCCAATTAACTTGAGCGACCCCAGCGCATGGAATCCCAACGGAAAAGGAGCTAATGGAGGCGCCTttggagttgaagatgatgatcccTTTGGCCTGAACCAGATGAAACCCGCTGCTGCTCCTGCGGCGTCTACCCAATtggcagatgatgatgacttttTGGGAGATCTTGCACGTCCAGTTGAGGAGGTGCGACGCAAACAGGAAGCCAGCAGACCACATGCGGAACCTGGAAAGCCtattgaggacgaggacTCAAGCTCATCTGAAGAGGAAGCTATCCCAGCACGTGAGCAGTATACTGAAAGAACACCAAGAGTCAACAAGGATCCTTTTGATCGAGCTGTGGCGCAACTTGTGGACTATGGATTCTCCGCTGACGATGCCCGACGTGCTTTGGTTGAGAGCGGCGACGGTTACAATGCTCAAGCTGCGGTCAATTGGCTCCTGGACGAGGCGCATCGAAAGTCCAAGGAACAGGCACAGGGGAAACCCTCGTCTGCCAGTTCTAGTAGGCCCGGAAGTCGACCTCCAAGAGGTGATAGCAGGTCGCCTGCAGCAAGCGATCAGGACTTGGCCAAGACAGCTGCTGCCATGGGCAACAGCCTGTTCAAGACTGCTAACTCACTTTGGAAGACCggacagaagaagatgcagcAGGCTGTCGCTGATTTCCAACAGGAAGGCGACCCAAGCCAACCTAAGTGGATGCGGGAAGCACAGCAACAGTCCAGATCGCAGAGCGCAGGAAAGGCACGAGCAGACGCTACAGACGAAGCTATGATGCTTGAAGCTGGCGGCCGCCCACAGCCTCGTCGGACTAACAGTCGACCTACTGAGCAGAGGGCTACTCCTCAGACGTCGAGAGGACAATCACCCGCTCACTCCGCTGGTAGTCGTGCCAGTCCAGCACCTCGATGGCAGCAGCAAGCGCCACCACCGACATCGGCTTTTGATTCTAAATCGCGACTCAACAGACTGACggcagatgatgagatctctACTTATAGAAGCCCCAATAGGAGAAACAAGACATCTTCACAGACCTCTTCGCCAGCGCCGCCACCCAAGCCAGCGGAGCCAGAATCAGATCTACTCTTTAACTCTCAAGAAATAAGGCCATCCCAGTCTATGCCTTCACGACCCgctcagccttctcctcgacCAACTTCACAGGCTAAGAGACCATCACCCCCTgtctcaagaccatcaccaCGACCAGCTCGGGAGATCCCATCTATCAGCCCCGTTGCGCTCCAAACCTCTACACAGCACCGTCTCCAGGGTACAGCTCACTTCAAGCGAGGTGACTATGCTGCTGCCCACTCATCCTACTCGTCTTCGCTGTCAGCTGTTCCACCGACACATCCTCTTGCCATCTTGCTCCTCTGTAATCGTGCTTTGACTGCGCTAAAGACCGGAGAGCCTAAGCAGGCTGTCGAAGATGCCGATAGTGCACTCAAGCTTATCGGGCCTGGCAatggtcaaggagaagtGGTGGCTGTGAAGAATGAGACTGGAGTAGACGAAAACCGAGACCTGAAAGACCTTTATGGTAAGGCCTTGAGCAGGAAAGCAGAGGCTCTAGAACAGATGGAGAAATGGGGCGATGCTATTGCGGTCTGGCAATTGTGTGTCGAGAGTGGCGTTGGTGGATCGAATGCCATTAAGGGTCGACAGAGATGCCAAAACACTCTGgcgcccaagcccaagccagcACCGAAGCCAGCCGCCGCCAAACCTCGACCTAGACCCTCCGCAACGGCCAGTCTTGGACCCCAAAAAAGCTCCGAGGCCGTTACGCGTCTTCGTGAGGCAAATGAGGCTGCAGCtaaggaggatgatgagaagtTTGTACTCTCGGAGAAGGTTGATGCCAAGGTATCTGCGTGGCGCGACGGAAAACGAGACAATATTCGGGCTCTCCTTGCTAGCCTCGATAGCGTACTGTGGGAGAACAGTGGATGGAAGAAGGTGGGCTTGCACGAATTAGTTATGAACAATAAGGTCAAGATCTCGTATATGAAAGCTATCGCAAAGACACATCCTGACAAG cttcctcaagatgCAAGTACCGAGGTTAGGTTGATCGCGGGATTAGTGTTTAGCACTCTCAACGAGAGCTGGGATAAGTTTAAGGCGGACAATGGACTATGA
- a CDS encoding related to glyoxal oxidase precursor, with product MLKSLITLSAGLVGSAHAFWRMECPGRVGLARIDPIVDPGTVSKHAHAIHGSSNFAETVTTEQLLDADCTSCRVTQDKSSYWHPAMYFQDGDSGEFELVPQVGGMLAYYLLFGNNVTAFPPDFRMLSGSNDRRSYTIGDPSKPDPEKSMWQALGQTTQSDLAQRALGFNCLNYQKAPEGTLYRHYMPDKAYLDANCADGIRLEIMFPSCWKGGDAVDSQNHKDHVAFPDLVMTGTCPEEYPVRLPSLMYEVIWNTAAFSDRNGRFVFANGDTTGYGLHADFIMGWEEEFLQDAINTCTSETGRIEDCPLFDVVSEQKATSCEMKLPNALANEDVKGPMKELPGGDGVTYGDGSDVEQPDPTNDVHAPTLTYSPGDRPENSASPLPGQVFKVSSAYGAAASGASSKTTAKDVPSSVEQKPSLSTDEVLIPTIAAGDVGAAALKESTIAEPLPASAPTTTPAPELQPVTDTKSYFSTQFVTNGNLVSKILWDEEVVYVTDLQEEVVVVTVTSTAVVTPSAAPARRRRRGAHLHGHGHGYRYF from the exons ATGCTTAAATCACTCATCACTCTTTCTGCTGGCCTAGTAGGCAGCGCCCACGCTTTCTGGCGCATGGAGTGTCCTGGCCGTGTGGGACTTGCCCGTATTGATCCTATTGTCGACCCTGGCACAGTTTCTAAGCATGCCCACGCAATTCATGGGTCTTCCA ACTTCGCTGAAACCGTCACCACCGAACAACTCCTAGATGCCGATTGTACATCGTGTCGAGTAACACAAGACAAGTCTTCTTACTGGCATCCTGCTATGTATTTCCAAGATGGCGATTCTGGGGAGTTCGAACTTGTTCCCCAAGTGGGTGGTATGCTTGC TTACTACCTCCTCTTTGGAAATAACGTGACAGCTTTTCCTCCTGACTTCAGGATGCTCTCTGGTTCAAATGACCGAAGAAGCTACACCATCGGTGATCCAAGCAAGCCAGACCCGGAGAAGTCTATGTGGCAAGCTCTCGGTCAGACCACACAAAGCGATCTAGCTCAACGGGCGCTCGGATTCAACTGTCTGAACTACCAAAAAGCCCCCGAAGGTACCCTCTATCGTCACTACATGCCTGATAAGGCTTATCTCGATGCGAACTGTGCCGATGGCATCCGTCTTGAAATCATGTTCCCATCGTGCTGGAAGGGtggtgatgctgttgacaGCCAAAATCACAAGGACCACGTCGCATTTCCCGATCTCGTCATGACAGGCACTTGCCCTGAGGAGTATCCTGTCCGGCTACCTAGTCTCATGTATGAGGTCATCTGGAACACAGCCGCCTTCTCCGATCGTAACGGCCGCTTTGTCTTTGCCAACGGAGACACTACCG GCTACGGTTTACATGCAGATTTCATCATGGGTTGGGAGGAAGAGTTCCTTCAGGATGCCATCAATACCTGCACCAGCGAAACAGGAAGAATCGAGGACTGCCCTCTCTTCGACGTTGTCAGCGAACAGAAGGCCACCTCATGCGAGATGAAGCTTCCCAACGCTTTGGCCAACGAGGATGTGAAGGGTCCTATGAAAGAGCTGCCAGGCGGCGATGGAGTTACTTATGGAGATGGCTCTGACGTCGAGCAGCCTGACCCAACCAATGATGTTCATGCACCCACATTGACCTACTCACCTGGCGACCGACCAGAGAACTCTGCCTCGCCTCTTCCTGGTCAAGTTTTCAAGGTGTCGTCAGCCTATGGGGCTGCGGCTTCTGGCGCAAGCTCCAAGACCACTGCTAAAGATGTTCCATCATCCGTTGAACAGAAGCCATCTCTGTCCACGGACGAAGTCCTCATACCCACAATTGCCGCTGGAGATGTGGGCGCGGCTGCACTAAAAGAGTCTACGATTGCTGAGCCTCTCCCTGCTTCGGCACCTACAACCACCCCGGCACCTGAGCTGCAGCCCGTGACAGACACAAAGAGCTACTTCAGCACACAGTTTGTAACAAACGGTAACCTCGTGAGCAAGATCCTCTGGGATGAGGAAGTGGTCTATGTGACCGATCTTCAAGAGGAAGTTGTGGTTGTTACTGTTACATCAACTGCTGTTGTCACACCCTCAGCAGCACCAGCCAGGAGGAGACGCCGTGGAGCTCACCTAcatgggcatgggcatggatATCGATATTTCTAA